One stretch of Synechococcus sp. PCC 7502 DNA includes these proteins:
- a CDS encoding TspO/MBR family protein: MIKSWMAIATITLIVSLGANLFTSPSDRRWFMELRRPRWLTFEVLIPVIWTLILICGGISAYLIWEEELGSIRGWVIMAFYLLLEIMIIAYIPITQRSRNLKLGTWVGLIGFGMGVVLALEVWQISNWGAILLLPYLTWSPIGSYATWAIARLNPS; encoded by the coding sequence ATGATTAAATCCTGGATGGCGATCGCCACAATTACGCTCATAGTTTCTTTAGGAGCAAATCTATTCACTTCGCCTAGCGATCGCAGATGGTTTATGGAGCTTCGTCGTCCCCGTTGGCTAACTTTTGAGGTACTCATCCCCGTAATTTGGACATTAATTTTAATCTGTGGCGGCATCTCTGCTTATCTGATTTGGGAGGAGGAGCTAGGTAGCATAAGAGGTTGGGTGATTATGGCATTTTATCTGTTACTAGAAATTATGATCATCGCCTATATTCCCATTACCCAGCGATCGCGCAATCTTAAATTAGGAACTTGGGTGGGATTAATCGGCTTTGGCATGGGAGTAGTCCTAGCTCTGGAAGTATGGCAAATCTCTAACTGGGGAGCAATCTTACTTCTGCCCTATCTAACTTGGAGTCCAATTGGTTCATATGCTACTTGGGCGATCGCCCGTCTCAATCCCAGCTAA